A section of the Candidatus Thermoplasmatota archaeon genome encodes:
- a CDS encoding nucleoside phosphorylase — protein sequence MEYHIGLAKGEVANYILLCGAPERAERTSKLFDKVKIERRNREFLTFTGIYKKIPITVMSTGIGPDNTEIAVIEICQITKKPTFIRIGSCGALQKNIALGELVISTGAVRLENTSLFFVPEGYPAVAHYEIVNALAEAAKTFRYPYHIGLTATACGFYGAQARKVGGFPLRFPNLVKELSALKVLNFEMESSVLFTLASIRNLRAGAVCAVYAQRIKNEFINDKAKEEAELRCIKTGLKAVELLYKR from the coding sequence ATGGAGTATCATATAGGACTTGCTAAAGGGGAAGTTGCAAATTATATATTACTTTGCGGAGCGCCTGAGAGGGCTGAAAGAACTTCTAAATTATTTGATAAAGTTAAAATAGAGCGAAGGAACAGAGAATTTTTGACTTTTACAGGCATTTATAAAAAAATACCGATTACGGTAATGTCTACAGGCATAGGACCTGATAATACAGAAATTGCAGTTATTGAAATTTGCCAAATCACAAAAAAACCTACTTTTATAAGAATCGGCAGCTGCGGCGCATTACAAAAAAACATTGCGCTCGGCGAGCTTGTAATATCGACAGGTGCAGTAAGATTGGAAAATACTTCTTTGTTCTTTGTTCCTGAAGGATATCCTGCAGTTGCTCACTATGAAATAGTTAATGCACTTGCTGAGGCTGCAAAAACGTTTCGCTATCCTTATCATATAGGTTTAACAGCAACCGCTTGCGGCTTCTACGGAGCGCAGGCACGAAAGGTTGGGGGCTTTCCATTACGATTTCCTAACCTTGTAAAAGAGCTAAGCGCTCTCAAAGTCCTGAATTTTGAAATGGAAAGTTCTGTGCTCTTCACACTTGCAAGTATTCGCAACTTAAGAGCAGGCGCTGTTTGCGCAGTCTATGCTCAGAGGATAAAAAACGAATTTATTAATGATAAAGCGAAAGAGGAAGCAGAATTAAGGTGCATAAAAACAGGCTTGAAGGCTGTAGAGCTACTTTATAAAAGATGA